The DNA window CTGTTTTCCCAACGGATATTGAGCTCATTATTTGCAGGCATCGGGTACACCGAAATTCTCTCAGCTTGGGCTGCGCTGTTTTCAATACCTGTATATACGCTGAGAACTACATCATCAATGCAATGTGTTTTTGCACCTCCAACCGTGTTCCATGTGATATATGAATTAACCGGCAGTGTTATCACCAGGTTATAGTTTGTCCATACATTGGCCGGATTGTTCACCGTTTGAAGAAGGCTGAAAGTGCCGGCAATGTTCGACTGGCTGGTGCAATATCCAACCAGAACATTCTCGGCCGGAGTGCTTGATATGCGCATCCAAAAACTTAGGTTGTAAGTTCCGGATGCTATAAGTTCAGTGCAGGCTGTTCCATTTGAAAGGAACATAAATTTGCCTGAGCCGATGGTGTGGTCGGTATAAAAACTACCGGTGCCATAGTTGGTGTTCAGCAGTGCAGAGCCATTCCAGTTGGCCGGAAGGGCAGGAGGTGTAAGTGCGTCAAAATTCTGACTGAATGAAGT is part of the Bacteroidota bacterium genome and encodes:
- a CDS encoding T9SS type A sorting domain-containing protein; translated protein: MKTFRLTILLLFALCSSSAIAQITSFSQNFDALTPPALPANWNGSALLNTNYGTGSFYTDHTIGSGKFMFLSNGTACTELIASGTYNLSFWMRISSTPAENVLVGYCTSQSNIAGTFSLLQTVNNPANVWTNYNLVITLPVNSYITWNTVGGAKTHCIDDVVLSVYTGIENSAAQAERISVYPMPANNELNIRWENSANATWNFELYDISGKQIAATAAETMTPGMQHKIISTKNLNNGLYFLKINKDGRTVQTEKIAVVK